The segment CGACTTTGCCGATTACATACACAAACTCTCCCTGATGCAACGACAAGGAAGCCTGATGCAAGATCACATTCTCGTTCCTGCATATATCTACGTTTTCCAGTTGAAGTAGTACGCCTTCTTCCATCTTACTTATTTATGACGTTTTTTCAGTTCACGGGCCAAGTCTTCAATGCTAAGCCCTTTGCTTGTCAGCAGAACGATCAGGTGATAAATCAGGTCGGATGCCTCATACACCAACCGGTCTTCTGTACCGTTTGTTGCTTCGATAACTGTCTCAACAGCTTCCTCTCCTACTTTCTGAGCCATCCGGTTCACACCTTTCTGGAACAGAGAAGTCGTATACGAACCTTCCGGCATTTCCATACGGCGGCGTTCGATAAACTTCTGCAGATATTTCAGGAACATGATGTCTTCTTCGTTCTTTTCACCGAAACATGTTCCGGCGCCTGTATGGCAAACCGGTCCGTCGGGATTGACACGGATCAGCAAGGTATCGTTATCGCAGTCTGGAACAATTGAAACGACATGCAGGAAATTTCCACTCGTCTCTCCCTTCATCCACAGACGATTCTTGGTACGGCTGAAAAAGACCACTTTCTTTGTTTCCAATGTTTTCTGATAGGCTTCTTCATTCATAAAGCCCAACATCAATACTTTATTTGTATTCTCATCCTGAATAACTGCGGGAAGCAAGCCTCCCATTTTTTCAAAATCCAAATTCAACATATTATTATACCTTATTATAATCTTACATTTATTCCTTCGCGTTGCAAATATAGCTTCAATTCTTCAATCTTGATCTCTCCGAAATGAAATACACTGGCTGCCAAAGCCGCATCGGCCTTTCCCACACTGAATGCATCCCGGAAATGTTCCATCTTTCCGGCACCACCGGAGGCAATGACCGGAATATGCAAGGTATCTGCCAGATGCGCCAAAGCATCATTTGGATAACCTTCCTTCACGCCGTCGTGCGTCATACTGGTAAACAGGATTTCGCCCGCGCCCCGTTCTTCAGCTTCCCGCGCCCAGTCAAACAAACGCTTGTCGGTCGGGATGCGGCCTCCGTTCAGATAACAGATCCATTCTCCGTTTTCCCAGTTGGCATCAATCGCTACCACACAAACCTGACTGCCGAAATGCGAGGCAATTTCTCCAATCAATTCAGGACGCCGGATAGCAGCCGAATTGATGGAAACCTTATCAGCGCCGGCACCCAACAGGCGGTCTACATCCTGCAATTCATTGATTCCTCCACCTACGGTAAAAGGAATACTGATATGGGCAGCCACTTTCTTAACCAATTCCGTAAAAGTCTTCCGTCCTTCATGAGATGCGGTAATATCCAGATACACCAGTTCATCCGCACCGGCCCGGCTATAAGCGGCTCCCAGTTCAACCGGATCACCGGCATCCCTGAAATTCACGAAGTTGACTCCTTTTACCGTCTTTCCCTCTTTGATATCCAAACAGGGGATAATTCTCTTGGCTAACATATATGTTTTTGATTAATCAGTTACTAAATTGTTCTAACTCTTCCAGACGGATCCGCCCTTCATAAATGGCTTTTCCGAAAATCACGGCCGGAATACCTGCTTCTGCCAGGCGTTCGATATCGGCTATCGAACTGACGCCACCGCTGGCAATCAGATAAATGTCCGGAACCTGTTCCTGTATTTCCTTATATAAGTCGACTGCCGGTCCCTGCAACATTCCGTCTCTTCCGATATCCGTGCAGATGATCTTCCGGATTCCTTTCTCCTGATAATCGCTGATGAAAGGAATCAAGTCGAGGGCCGTGCCTTCTTCCCAGCCGTTCACCGCAATCTTCCGGTCTTTTGCATCAGCGCCCAAGATTATCCGCTCGCTGCCGTATTGCTTCAGCCAGGATAAAAAGCTATCTGGATTCTTCACGGCAATACTTCCGCCCGTTACCATCTGTGCGCCACAGTCGAAGGCAATACGCAAATCTTCATCCCGCTTCAACCCACCGCCAAAGTCGATCGTCAAACCGGTATGCCCGGCCACCTTTTCCAGCATCTTGTAATTAACGATATGCCCGGCCTTGGCACCATCCAGATCCACCATGTGCAGGCGACGGATACCATGATCTTCAAACTGTTTGGCTACTTCCAGCGGATCTTCATTATAGACCTTCCGGGTCTGATAATCCCCTTGCGTCAGTCGGACGCATTTCCCTTCTATCATGTCTATGGCTGGTATCAGTTCAATCATACGCTTACAGATTAAGGAAGTTCTTTAATATCTGTTCACCTACCGAACCACTCTTTTCCGGATGGAACTGCGTGGCATAAAAATTATCCTTATGCAAAGAAGCACTGAACGGCAGGATATACTCGGTCGTTGCGGCCGTATCAGCATTCAGCGGTACATAATAACTATGTACGAAGTAAACGAACTGATTCTCGAGCGCCGGACTGAACAAACCGCCTTTCAGGTCGGTAATTGTATTCCATCCCATGTGCGGCACCTTATCTTCATGGCGCTGCGGGATGAAACGCTTGACATCCACGTCGAAAATACCCAGACAATCGGCATTTCCTTCTTCCGAATAACGGCACATGAGCTGCATGCCCAGGCAGATTCCCAACACCGGCTGCTTCAGTCCGCGTATCAAATCCGTCATCTGGTGTGCTTTCAGATATTCCATCGTGGTAAAAGCTTCTCCAACTCCGGGGAATATCACTTTATCCGCTTTGGTGATCAGTTCCGGATCAGCGGTAATCACCGGCGTAATGCCCAAACGCTTGAGGGCATAATCTACCGAATAGATGTTTCCCGCATTATATTTTATGATGGCAACATTCATTTTTCATCAAGCTTTTTGAAGTTAGGTTGCAAAAGTAACAAATTAATATTACAAATGAGAAAATATAGAATAAAAGTTCCCTAACAGAATGCTTTTGTAATAATTTGGAGATGTATCCTTGCTTTTTCGAGAAGAACACCTAGCGAATAACATGACTTTATTTCTCCAACTCATTTTATTTTTATCGTTTCACCCCTGTGATACGACCGTTTCACCCTTGTGAAACGATCGTTCCACATAGGTGAGACGATCGTTCCACCCGGGTGGAACGATAAAAAGCTGCCGAGTTTTCTACATCTTCCCAAAAGGACCTTAGAATAACCATCCGATAAAATTACTATCTTTACCTCCGGTTTCATGAAAAAGGTAAAAACATGACTGAGCTCAAAGCAACACAAAATACTCCGGAAAAGGTGGAGAAGAACCGGATTCATATTAAGAATATGGTCTGTCCGCGGTGTATCATGGCTGTCCGGCAAATACTCGACAAGCTGGAGATTCCTTATCTTTCAGTGGAATTAGGCGAAGCCTGGCTGAAACAACCGCTGAAAGACCAACAAAAAGCGACTTTGAGAAGCGAACTGGAGTCTATCGGGTTTGAACTGCTGGAAGACCAGCGGCAGCAGCTTGTCGAACAGATCAAACGGAGCATTATCGAACTGGTTCATCAGGAGAACAATGAGCTGAAAGTAAACCTGTCTGACTTTTTGGTAGAGCAATGCCATCACGACTACAGTTTCCTGAGCAAGCTCTTCTCGGAAGTATGCGGAATCACCATCGAGAAATATTTCATTCATCAGAAGATCGAACGGGTCAAAGAACTGTTGGCCTACAACGAGCTCTCATTAAGTGAAATAGCCCTGCTTCTGAACTATTCAAGCACAGCTCACCTGAGTGCTCAGTTCAAAAGCGTAACCGGCATGACTCCTACCCAGTTCAAGCAGCAGGAAAGCGGAATGCGCAAACCGCTGGACCAAATATAAAAACAGTCAGAACACAAAAGACGATTTATTTCCTCCCGGCATTCCGGTCATGGCATTCAAATCCTATAAAATCTATCCAAAATTCTATAAAGCCCCGACGGATTGTTCATACTAATTTTGTTTCCGAAATCAGACAAACAGAATTTTCTATGACGAATACGAAAACAACAACAGCTACCTTCCCGGTGATGGGAATGAGTTGCGCGGCATGTGCCAACCGGGTGGACAAAACCCTGAACCACCAGGCGGGTGTCAGCCAGGCACAGGTGAATTATGCGGCAGCTACGGCGACGGTGGAATACGATCCGCTCGTCTGTTCGCCGGAAGCCCTGCAGAAAGCCGTACAAGATGCCGGGTATGATTTGCTGATCGGCAAGGAAGAAGAAACAGCCGAAGAAGCCGAACAAATCCGAAACCAGGATTACCAGAAACTCAAGCGGAAAACCATTGGAGCCATTCTTTTGGCCTTTCCGGTAGCCGTGATCAGCATGTTTTTCATGGATATGCCTTATACCGGATATATCGCCTGGATTCTTTCTACTCCGGTTGTCTTCTGGCTGGGGCGCGACTTCTTCATCCATGCCTGGCAACAGCTGAAGCACCGGTCGGCCAATATGGATACGCTGGTAGCCAACAGTACCGGGATTGCTTACCTGTTCAGCCTCTTCAATCTTTTCTTCCCGGAATTCTGGGAGCAGCGAGGCGTCGAAGCGCATGTCTATTTTGAAGCGGCCAGTGTGATCATTGCCTTTATCTTGTTGGGCAGACTGCTCGAAGCCCGAGCCAAGAACCAGACATCGACTGCTATCCGGAAGCTGATGAATCTGCAACCGAAAATGGTGAACCGCCTTCTCCCCGACGGAAAGACGGAGTGCGTCCCGGTGGAAAAGATCGGTAAAGGCGACCATATTTTAGTCAAACCCGGCGAGAAAATAGCCGTGGATGGTATCTTGTTGGAAGGAGAATCTTACATCGACGAAAGCATGTTAAGCGGTGAACCGGTTCCGGTAGCCAAACGGAAAGGAGATAAAGTTTATACGGGCACCATCAATCAGAAAGGAAGTTTTACTTTCCAGGCAGAAAAAGTAGGACACGAAACCCTGCTGGCCCATATCATCCGGTTGGTACAAGAGGCACAAGGCAGTAAAGCCCCTGTTCAACGGCTGGTCGATAAGATAGCCGCGATCTTTGTACCTGCCATCCTCACGCTTTCGTTACTGACGTTCATCGCCTGGTATGTATTGGCCCCAACCGAAGGCTTTACACACGGACTGTTGGCAGCAGTCACCGTGCTGATTATCGCTTGTCCGTGCGCATTGGGACTGGCAACGCCGACAGCCATTATGGTCGGCATCGGAAAAGGTGCCGAATCCGGCATCCTGATCCAAAATGCCGAAAGTCTTGAATCGGCCCGCAAAGTAGATACAATCCTCCTCGACAAGACCGGAACCATCACAGAAGGCAAACCAGTAGTAACCGATCTGGTCTGGCTGCCCGGTCAGGAACCTTTGCCAGCCGTCTTCCATTCACTGGAAAAACATTCAGAACATCCGTTAGCTGACGCCGTCTGCCGGTATTTGAACACAGAAGTTCTTCCGGTAACATCCTTCGAAAGTCTGACGGGAAAAGGTATCATGGGCGTCATCGACGGCGTCCTTTACCGGGCCGGAAACAGGAATCTGCTGCTCGAGGCAGGCATTACCATTGACCCGTTCCTGCAAAAACAGGCAGACGAACTGGCTCAAGCCTCGAAAACCGTTATCTGGTTGGCCGACTCAAAACAGGCATTGGCCGTTGCTGCCATCACAGACCGGATCAAACCTACTTCCATAAATGCCATTCATACCTTACAGAAAATGGGTATTCAGGTATGGATGCTGACCGGAGACCAGGAAACAACGGCCAAGGCAATTGCCGAGCAAGCCGGTATCCGGCATTATCAGGCAGGTATGACACCACAGGGAAAAGCCGAATTCGTCAAGCGGCTGCAGCAAGAAGGGAAACAAGTAGCCATGATAGGCGACGGCATCAACGACAGCGCCGCATTAGCCCAGTCCGATCTGAGCATTGCCATGGGACAAGGAAGCGACATTGCCATTGATGTAGCACAAATGACCATCATCTCTTCCGATTTGCAGAAGATTCCGGAAGCCATCCAGCTTTCTCGCCTGACGGTACAAACCATTCGTCAGAATCTGTTCTGGGCTTTTATCTATAACCTGATTGCCATTCCGGTAGCCGCCGGTATTTTATACCCGATCAATGGCTTCCTACTCAACCCGATGATTGCCGGAGCCGCCATGGCCATGAGCAGCGTAAGCGTCGTCAGCAACAGTCTGCGACTGAAAAGGAAAAAGATACAAACAAATGATTCTATAAATACAAATTCAAAGACGATGAAAAAAGAGTATGTTATTGAAGGCATGATGTGCAACCATTGCCGCATGCGCGTAGAAAAGAGTTTAAATCAGCTGGAAGGCGTACAGGCTTCAGTCACATTGAATCCGCCGGTAGCTACCATTGAGTTTACACAAGGCGAAAAGTCGCTGGATGAATTGCAGGCCGTACTGACCGACGACGGTTATACGATTCATGAGAAGTAAAACCGGGGAAACAGCCGGCTAGAACACATAGCTTAAAATAAGCTAAATCAGGATGGTGTCAAAGAAAACATTCTATCTTTGGCACCATTATTCATATAAAATAAATTCGTTTATGAAAACAATGAAATGGCTTATGATGTGTATGCTGGCTATCAGTGCCTGCTGCCTGCCAGCTTGTAGTGATGACGACGAATCTATCCGATTAACGCCAACCGATGAAAACCAGCAGCCCATCAATTCTGATTATACCTTGCAACTTTCGCCTTTTAGCGAAGGAGAATCCTATTATATCTACGGAGCAGAAACACCGTTCACGGTCGAAAACAGCAATAAAGAAGTCGTGGAAGTAATCGAAGGAAACTCGACACTCACCTTCAAACCCTTACTCCAGGGAGAATCCATCATTTCCATACGGGATGCCAAGTCGCATGTCTATTTCCTGAAGATAAAAGTAGCTTATCCTTCCCGTTCTTTCCATGTGATTGGCCTAAGAGCAGAAGTGATCGGAGACGAGATTACCCAGAAAGAGGAAAGAGAGCTGAGCGAAATAATACTGAAGAATAAGTCTGTCAGCCTTGATGGAGAATATTACTTCTCATACATGGTGCCCGACAGCACAGAAGGTGAAGTTATCATTTATCCGTCCGCAACCACGCAGGCCCAGAAAGGGACATTCCGGCGGGAAGTCAAATACGATGAAAACGGAAAGACCTATCAGCAATTAAGTATCCAGCTGACATCCGGAGAAAAATTCTATTATGCCCTGTCCGTTTCCGGTACAACACAGACGATTACTTCAGCTGATTACGATGAATGGAGCTTGTCTGCTAACACAGACAGTCTGGTTTACGGATTAAAGGAAGACGTTACGGAGAAATACCAGACCGATTATCCGAAGCTGGAAAAAGCTTACGCTACGCAGTTTATCCAATAAGCAGGTTCACGCTGTCTTAGCGTGCCTGCTTCAAGGCTTGAGCCATCTGGTCGGGACAAGAAGTGCCACGGCCATGGCAGTCAATGCCTTCAATCCGACGGATTGCTTCTTCTACCGACATACCTTTTAACAAAGCACACATGCCCTGCCGGTTGCCATCGCATCCGCCAATCACTTGTGCATTCTCGATCTTGCCATCAGCAATATCCACAATCATCATCTTAGAACAAACTCCTCCTTGAGGAATGTACGTAATTCGTTGTTTTTCCATTTATCTTATCTCCTTTTTATAATCGGGCTGCAAAGATATAAATTAAATTCGCTACTTTTGCCCTTTATAAATAATAAACAAATGACTTACGAAGAGACATTGCATTACTTGTTCACCAGCATTCCGGTTTTTCAGCACAGCGGAGCCTCCGCCTATAAACCCGGATTAGGAACTAGTAAAGCCTTAGATGATTATCTGGGAAATCCCCATAAAGATTATAAAACGATTCATGTTGCAGGCACCAATGGCAAAGGTTCAACCAGTCATTTACTGGCTGCCATTCTGCAAGAGGCCGGATATACAGTCGGCTTGTTTACCTCTCCTCACCTGGTAGACTTCAGGGAACGAATCCGAGTGAACGGGAAAATGATATCCAAAGATTACGTAGTTCAGTTTGTGGAACGGTATCGTCCGGTATTCGAACCCTTGAAACCTTCTTTCTTCGAATTGACATCCAGCATGGCTTTCGACTATTTTCGTGATCAGCATGTTGATTTCGCTGTAATTGAAGTTGGACTGGGCGGACGGCTTGATAGTACCAATATTATTACGCCTATCTTAAGTGTGATTACCAACATCAGTATGGATCACACCCAGTTCCTAGGGAATACCTTAGAAGCCATTGCTTCGGAAAAGGCTGGTATTATCAAACCCGGAGTTCCGGTTGTTATCGGAGATGTAGAACAGCCCAGTGTCATGCAAGTATTCAAGGACAAAGCGGCCCAAGTGAATGCCCCTTTGTATGCATCCACAGAAATAAAACCAATCATCGATTTTCTGTTAGGAGCCGATTCGAAATGGCGCTTTGTAACGAAAAACTTCGATGTTATTATCGGAGAACTGGGAGGACTGGCCCAAGCAAGGAATGCCACCACTGTCTTAACAGCGGTGGATGTATTAAGAACGAGAGGCGTTCATATCTCGCCCAAAAACGTCGAAGAAGCATTTGCTCATGTTGTAGAATTAACCGGACTGATGGGACGCTGGCAGACCGTACACACATCACCTCGCGTTGTGTGTGACACCGGTCATAATACCGGAGGATGGGAAATCCTTTCCAAACAGCTCAATAATCAAATCGAACGCTGTCGCCGGTTACGGATGATCGTCGGTATGGTCAACGATAAAGACATCAACGGTGTTTTAGCATTGATGCCGAAAGATGCAACGTATTATTTTACCCAGGCTTCGATTGCCCGGGCACTGCCGGCAGAAGAATTTGCCAAACTGGCCCGGCAACACGGCTTAAGCGGGAATGTTTATCCTACGGTTGAAGCTGCTGTCCGGTCAGCTTTACAAGATGCCCATACAGACGACTTTATCTTTATCGGAGGAAGTACATTCATCGTAGCGGATGCCTATCCGCTTTTTCAACCAACTGCCAATAATCAAAAATTGTAATAATTATGACAGAACTAATTCAAAGAAAACTAAGTG is part of the Parabacteroides sp. AD58 genome and harbors:
- the hisIE gene encoding bifunctional phosphoribosyl-AMP cyclohydrolase/phosphoribosyl-ATP diphosphatase HisIE, which translates into the protein MNLDFEKMGGLLPAVIQDENTNKVLMLGFMNEEAYQKTLETKKVVFFSRTKNRLWMKGETSGNFLHVVSIVPDCDNDTLLIRVNPDGPVCHTGAGTCFGEKNEEDIMFLKYLQKFIERRRMEMPEGSYTTSLFQKGVNRMAQKVGEEAVETVIEATNGTEDRLVYEASDLIYHLIVLLTSKGLSIEDLARELKKRHK
- the hisF gene encoding imidazole glycerol phosphate synthase subunit HisF; this encodes MLAKRIIPCLDIKEGKTVKGVNFVNFRDAGDPVELGAAYSRAGADELVYLDITASHEGRKTFTELVKKVAAHISIPFTVGGGINELQDVDRLLGAGADKVSINSAAIRRPELIGEIASHFGSQVCVVAIDANWENGEWICYLNGGRIPTDKRLFDWAREAEERGAGEILFTSMTHDGVKEGYPNDALAHLADTLHIPVIASGGAGKMEHFRDAFSVGKADAALAASVFHFGEIKIEELKLYLQREGINVRL
- the hisA gene encoding 1-(5-phosphoribosyl)-5-[(5-phosphoribosylamino)methylideneamino]imidazole-4-carboxamide isomerase → MIELIPAIDMIEGKCVRLTQGDYQTRKVYNEDPLEVAKQFEDHGIRRLHMVDLDGAKAGHIVNYKMLEKVAGHTGLTIDFGGGLKRDEDLRIAFDCGAQMVTGGSIAVKNPDSFLSWLKQYGSERIILGADAKDRKIAVNGWEEGTALDLIPFISDYQEKGIRKIICTDIGRDGMLQGPAVDLYKEIQEQVPDIYLIASGGVSSIADIERLAEAGIPAVIFGKAIYEGRIRLEELEQFSN
- the hisH gene encoding imidazole glycerol phosphate synthase subunit HisH, yielding MNVAIIKYNAGNIYSVDYALKRLGITPVITADPELITKADKVIFPGVGEAFTTMEYLKAHQMTDLIRGLKQPVLGICLGMQLMCRYSEEGNADCLGIFDVDVKRFIPQRHEDKVPHMGWNTITDLKGGLFSPALENQFVYFVHSYYVPLNADTAATTEYILPFSASLHKDNFYATQFHPEKSGSVGEQILKNFLNL
- a CDS encoding helix-turn-helix domain-containing protein yields the protein MVCPRCIMAVRQILDKLEIPYLSVELGEAWLKQPLKDQQKATLRSELESIGFELLEDQRQQLVEQIKRSIIELVHQENNELKVNLSDFLVEQCHHDYSFLSKLFSEVCGITIEKYFIHQKIERVKELLAYNELSLSEIALLLNYSSTAHLSAQFKSVTGMTPTQFKQQESGMRKPLDQI
- a CDS encoding heavy metal translocating P-type ATPase, translated to MTNTKTTTATFPVMGMSCAACANRVDKTLNHQAGVSQAQVNYAAATATVEYDPLVCSPEALQKAVQDAGYDLLIGKEEETAEEAEQIRNQDYQKLKRKTIGAILLAFPVAVISMFFMDMPYTGYIAWILSTPVVFWLGRDFFIHAWQQLKHRSANMDTLVANSTGIAYLFSLFNLFFPEFWEQRGVEAHVYFEAASVIIAFILLGRLLEARAKNQTSTAIRKLMNLQPKMVNRLLPDGKTECVPVEKIGKGDHILVKPGEKIAVDGILLEGESYIDESMLSGEPVPVAKRKGDKVYTGTINQKGSFTFQAEKVGHETLLAHIIRLVQEAQGSKAPVQRLVDKIAAIFVPAILTLSLLTFIAWYVLAPTEGFTHGLLAAVTVLIIACPCALGLATPTAIMVGIGKGAESGILIQNAESLESARKVDTILLDKTGTITEGKPVVTDLVWLPGQEPLPAVFHSLEKHSEHPLADAVCRYLNTEVLPVTSFESLTGKGIMGVIDGVLYRAGNRNLLLEAGITIDPFLQKQADELAQASKTVIWLADSKQALAVAAITDRIKPTSINAIHTLQKMGIQVWMLTGDQETTAKAIAEQAGIRHYQAGMTPQGKAEFVKRLQQEGKQVAMIGDGINDSAALAQSDLSIAMGQGSDIAIDVAQMTIISSDLQKIPEAIQLSRLTVQTIRQNLFWAFIYNLIAIPVAAGILYPINGFLLNPMIAGAAMAMSSVSVVSNSLRLKRKKIQTNDSINTNSKTMKKEYVIEGMMCNHCRMRVEKSLNQLEGVQASVTLNPPVATIEFTQGEKSLDELQAVLTDDGYTIHEK
- a CDS encoding TIGR03905 family TSCPD domain-containing protein; translation: MEKQRITYIPQGGVCSKMMIVDIADGKIENAQVIGGCDGNRQGMCALLKGMSVEEAIRRIEGIDCHGRGTSCPDQMAQALKQAR
- a CDS encoding bifunctional folylpolyglutamate synthase/dihydrofolate synthase codes for the protein MTYEETLHYLFTSIPVFQHSGASAYKPGLGTSKALDDYLGNPHKDYKTIHVAGTNGKGSTSHLLAAILQEAGYTVGLFTSPHLVDFRERIRVNGKMISKDYVVQFVERYRPVFEPLKPSFFELTSSMAFDYFRDQHVDFAVIEVGLGGRLDSTNIITPILSVITNISMDHTQFLGNTLEAIASEKAGIIKPGVPVVIGDVEQPSVMQVFKDKAAQVNAPLYASTEIKPIIDFLLGADSKWRFVTKNFDVIIGELGGLAQARNATTVLTAVDVLRTRGVHISPKNVEEAFAHVVELTGLMGRWQTVHTSPRVVCDTGHNTGGWEILSKQLNNQIERCRRLRMIVGMVNDKDINGVLALMPKDATYYFTQASIARALPAEEFAKLARQHGLSGNVYPTVEAAVRSALQDAHTDDFIFIGGSTFIVADAYPLFQPTANNQKL